In Megalops cyprinoides isolate fMegCyp1 chromosome 8, fMegCyp1.pri, whole genome shotgun sequence, the genomic stretch TCTGTAATTGGAAAGTACTTGAGAATGAATTGTAAAAGAAAGCCAAGTTGGGGTGGAGGATATGTAGTAGTTTGTAGGGTTaattgaatgtaaatgtaactggaAATATTAATCTGaatgtttacatttgaaaatcattgtaatgttttgttattaGAATCATCTTTGTATCATTCAAAGGAGGTGTTTGtgacatgtgtctgtgtgtcaacATTTAACTATTGAGAGAAAATTGTCTATGAGAAAACAATTGTGTAGGGaatgttgaacatttttttcagtgacttGTTATGAAATTATCCTCTAGTGTCTCAGTTttctattcatttgttttgttgcacATATGGAATATGAgaacatgaataaaattgtaaatggGTTAACAATGCCAGTGTTCCCTGTATTAACTAtagatgttttattgttttcacaaaGCTGTAATTGATAGGGATTTGGAATGCACAGtcatgttaaatgtttatgtgtgtggaTGGACTATCAGACTGATGCAGCTGTAGAAGACAGGTTGCCCACCACCACTGTGCACCTTGATTCTGCATTTCTTCTCagcatgtattcatgtatttgtaCACACCAGCAGTGTGACAGCACCTTTTGGAACTTTTACTGATCTGTAAATAAGGCATTTTTCatcaagaaaaaacaaaaaccaacaaataTATTGCCACTCACATTTTTCTAAATGAGTCCAGTAGCCACAGAAGACTTGTGTGGTAATGTCTGTGGATTAATTGTTGAGAAAGCAGTTGGTCTCCCTACGGGCAGCTTTCTCCTTTTTGGCCCAGGGAGATTTTACTGTAATAAGGATTATAAAGGATTATAAGTATATGTGGCTATATGTGGTGATGTGAATGTGCATGAATTACATAAACAACTTGTGTTTTTTATAGACTGGGTTTTACAGTAGAATGCAAATAATAATCTGGTAAATCATGTATATCTACCTGTGCTTTAGGGACTCTTTAGATGGATGTGTTCTGCTGTCTGCTATGTTGTACCACTATTCCCTGCTCACTCTCAGCTACGAGAGGGGAGAAATTGCTCTGAATCACAACTGGTCTTTTCTGCTGAGGCTGTGGATGGTAGTCATGGCAACGAGGTTGAAAATACATCACCTGTTGTGCCCACTTGAGTACTCAGAGCAACCTACTCTTTGACCGATATGTAGGCTCTATGTATATCTATGAGAGTATTTATGATACTAGACATTATTGTGGTTCATACTCGATGCTGTGCAGGGATTGTGATCTTgatcattttgccattttttatgattttacagATGCCCTGATGCAGTACAACTGTGTAAGACTGCAGAAACCCACAGTATCAAGCAAATTCTGAAAATATAAGTGATGTACTGTATGACTTTTAGATTTATTGTAATTCAAGCTGAAAACAAGTCATGGAACAGTGTCTGCAATAGAAGTGACAGGTTGTCGATGAAAATATGAGTTACTGAGGGAGATGagaaaaatccaaacaaagaGACTTAAACATGGATAAAATAGTGGAGAAATTTGAAAGCAAGGGGAATGCAGGTGCACTATTTAGAGGATGAAAGGTAGCATCAGTCTGCAGGTCATTTCACTACTGGGTAGCTTTTGTGGGGAAATACAGAGACCTAGAAATGGAAGAACCAAGGTCTGTCTATGGACGATCCCAGCAGACAAGAGGGAGTGCTGGAGGAAATTATTAATGGTAAAGACATACAGAGAAGTTGAATTTTCAAGCAAATTTCATTGAAACATGGACACACTGTATGGAACTGAATAACAGTAACATGAGAACAGCAAGGATGAGTATTAGGTGTATTGCAAATCATGTTAATACACATTAGTCATTCTTAAACATGCTGCAGTATGTGTTTCCTTCCAGCCAATGAGGTGCTAGATTTTCATGACTTTCTATGTATGGATTACCTGGGAACAAAATTTCTCGTTATCCATGCATAGGGTGGAAGGTATTATCACCATATTTATAATTAGGGTTTAGATCAGATTATTGGGCACTGAGTAACAAATAGAAACCACTCAGAGGGttcatttatctatttttttaaaaacaagtgtTTTGTAACAGGGCTCCTCAGGTCTTAAGTGGAATAAGAGCTGAGGACACAGTAGGACTGGCTATATGTATTTTGAGCCTCTTCATGCAAAGCTCATTTAGTGTACCACTGCGGGCACTCCAAGTGGACTACAAAAGGATCACATATACCGTATACAGGCACACCCTAGAGTAGGACCAGAGAGCAATGGGTAATGGAATCACCTTACTCCCCTTGTACTGTGCACAAATGCTATCACTGTGTTCATCCCCATTGAAAGGATTATCAAATTATAAAGAAATTTGTGGACCAAAAGACCAGCAGACTCCCTGACTTCACATGCAAACAGTCTTCtcatctgaaatgattttttttttctcagtggaaTGGGAAGAATGAGAACTACACAGAATGATTTTATAGGTTTATAATCACATTTTAGTTATTAGTTATTTTAATAAGTTACCCTTTAATTGGCTGTTTAAAGAATGACTACATTATCAGCTTTTGGTTATAGTTAAATACCTGCTTGTAAATGTAAGtcatatatttcacataataCACTGTTCAGTATCTAAAGGTGTACAATATTCCTACAACATGGAGGCATCCACTTGCTGCCAAATGACTGAGAAACTGATCAAAATGAATTTGCTCCCTTGGTACAACTGATCTTACCTCTGTATCTTCCTTCAACATTCCATGCGTgccctttttattttcacaccaaATTCCCACTTCAGATTCAGATGTGAAGCCAGATGTGACTGCTGCAGTCTCCTCAGCAGTCCTGCAGTTTGGGAAACGGTGATCGCATTGGTCAGCCAGACTGGGTAGAGGACCGAGTGAGTGATTAACATGTTGCCACGTCTGCCACATTTACTGGCTAGTTGTGAGAAATGGCATAATGAGGCAAGGTCTTTGTAGCCCTTAACCGTCAGTCTGTGTGCGTAATGCAAACAGTAGAGACATTCTCCTTGGTAACCATTTTCTCCTCCCTCATGTTATAAATGATACAGAGGAATCGGCAGCTACATGTACACAGTGGCCAAAAAGTTGCACCCCACAGATATTCTGAATGATTAACTGTAATGATGTATTTTCTCCCCCAGGCATGTGATGGCTGTAAAATTAACCTATGATCAAAAGATAGTGACGTTTTTTGTCTTCCATACTGTGAATTATGGAACAAGAGGTACTTCAGATCAATCTTTTACTGTGGAATTTGATGAACAAAATCTAAGAAGGCCACAAAactatggaaaaaataattgcTTGGGTGGGGATAAAGACTAATTACTTGTGGAAATTGTGATTACCTGATACAAACCTGTGTGTAGCCatcatgtatttattgaaaagaaacattcacaaaattatTGCGAAGAGATTATTGCAAGAATTgatacatttgtgtattttcttgTAATTATTAAAATCCCTAATGGATGTGACTTTTGAGCCcctctccgtgtgtgtgtgcatgtgtttccaAACATTTTGTGTACCTTTACTGTTTCAAACCTTTTTACTGTTTCAAACCTTTAAACCTTTGAGGGTTCCTGAGTGGTTCATACAGTTTGATCCAAAGATAGACTGAGGCTTATGGCCCAAGTTTAAAACTAGGTGTCTCACCTGCTGACAATGACTTTGAGCCtgcagtagaaaaaaaattTTCTTTGTGTCTAAGGGGTGCTTAGATTGTCAGGGGGACGTGCCTATCCTTCAAATGGCATCAGCTTCCTGGTGTGCTGTGGTATTTATAATAATCACATTCACATGTGTGTATCAGAAGACTACATTTGCCACAGCCTGCGTGAATGCAGAGGTGATCACAGTGAGACGAGCCTAATGTACAATAGGTTGGGTgtaataaatcaaaaataaatcctAGTTTAGAGTTTGTGATCTACACATTGCTGCATGATGTatcatgaaatgaaacaaggcATGAAAAGAACACTTCTGAACATTTATATctatttttgaatgaaacattCTAGAAGAAGTCAGAAAGAGTCCTCTATTTCTTTTTCCATGTAGATGCTTATTTGTAGAACAGTGGACAGAAATCAGTGTTTAAAAAGGAACCTACTTATAGCGCCCAGAGGGTGATTGCTCCTCATTCCAAATCAGAAAGCTGGTAATTTCTGATGTGAGAAGAATGTAAAACTACCACTTTTTGATTGCACAGTGATTCTGCCCCGtgtgttcagctgcagctgagttgaTGCTGAGTATGATGCTTTACTGTTGCTGATATTTAATGTTCCTGGACATCTCCACAGCCTCTCTTAGAGCAGCATCGAAACCTGCCTTTTAAGAAGCACAGAGGCAATAATGTCCACAAAGAGGCAACGAAAAACATCAGTAGGACATAGGTTCCTAGTCTTCCTTGTGTTTCATAcatggagggtgtgtgtgtgtgtgtgggggggagggggggtgttggaTGTGATAGTCACAATCAATGGCTGTGcttctgtgagagtgagtgtgaaaTATGATAACAGCTCTGTGCCCTGTGTGCTTCTCTAGTCTAGACTCAAGGAGGTGACACTCTATGACACATGATTTACTTCAAACATTCCTGAACTTCTCAGGAATGCTAAGTCCCTATAGCTACCAGACATGGACATTAACTTTGTGCCTAAAAGCCACTGTctaaaacaagataaaaaaagaggaaaacaatgtGATAACAGTACTATGAAAGGCAAAATATGCGACTGCTGCTGAACTCTTCATGCTTTACTTTAGGATATACAAGAATGTTGCCATCCTACTGATGCAAAATATAGCTTATTCCTGCAGGGGCTATTTCACAGAAACAATTTATATTAGCACTTTACAAAGCAGTCTTTGAAGTCTGATATTGCTATAGTCAGTGGTGCGATCAGACATACATATGACATTGATTTCAGTTAACATCTATTTAACGAAAAATCCTCTAAGGAGACCACTCTCAGAAGGGGACCTGATCAGTGAATGACCCGCGGGGTGGATCTTAAGGACTGCAAAAGGCTGCTGGgaactaattaattaatcatacATAAATTACAAAGTTGTACATCGATGCGCAGATCTTATGCATATAAAGACACAGTGTGTAGTGGCAGAGTGCAGTTTAGTATTCATGTCGGGACAACCTAGTACACAGAAAATCATCACACAGTCTCCCACTGTATGATGCAACATGCTACAAGTTATACTCAATCATCAACTTATATCATCTCTGTATGTACATCCTCACTGggtggaaaaatggaaatagTGAATGTGATAAAGCCAGTATCAAAGTGAAATTTTGTGGTGCACAGAATACTCTGTTTAGGAATTTACCACCTGAACCATTATTGTTGCTCATTTCACTGAATTGATAAAGTGtcctattgtgctggaagtcactgtggataagagtgtctgctaaatgcatatagtgtaatgtaattgtcTGAGACTGGGAAACGCATCAAGAATTGTTGAAGACTTCTACAGAGTTGATATTTGAGATTTTAAGGTAATGCAAGAGGTCTATTGCCAATTAGCTGAAACTAAACCTGTCAAACCTTTAATGTCTGTGCAGATTTGCCTCAGTTCATCTCTTGGGTTTTTGAAAGAGACCATCTGATTAGTGTTCAGTAAGAAACCTCATGACCTTTTGGATCCTGGGTTTTTGTTTCACATCTCTCTTGTCTCCATCATCTTGTCATCTCACTTTCTCCTCACTGACCAACTGGCTTAGTCAACCCACCCTGCCTCCCTTCTGTAAAGTCCCTTTCGACAGGCCATTTTAACCTATCATATCTGAGTCAGTATTAAAAGACTGGCACATAATCACATTTGGACACAAGGCATTTTGTGGCTTCAGAACCCCAGTTTACTTGTCGTGATGCATTCTTACTGGCACCCTAGTTAAACTGCAAATCTGAATCCAACTGTAccaaagcataaaaatatatttttcaaatggtAAGGGTCTACAGGGCTGCAGTCCAAAGCCTATTGGTCTCAGGTTGTTCATCAAGTCACACCTAATAGTGAAGTTTGGAATGGTGCAACTTGGGAAGTGAGCAGAACAAATACAGATTTGCAGAACACATCTTTTCATAGTCATGAAAAGATACATACTTACACTAAGTATTTTGTACCCATTAACCTTTTTACGTTGCATGCCCCATAAATGCTTCACTTAGAAACctagcacacaaacacatagtaTTTGTCTTGACTTTTTCAATAGATTCACTATGTGAAGAATAtgtcaacactgaaaaaagatCTAATTCAGCAATGTGGCTAGGGTAAGCACTTAAATCAGAATTGTCATTGCAGTACCACAGCTTCCCATTAATAGTGACATTCCCAAAGTTCATGGTTAGaccaacaacaaaaatttaaaaatatgaatgcttCAATTTGTCatgaaacatttgtttattataataaatataattaattatatatacactatGAAAACAGGAAtgtattgtatattgtgtataaaTCCTCTACATATCTCTCAccattcatgaaaacaaacattgtgTACAACTTCCATATCAATACTACACATGCACTCAAGAGGGTGGGAGGACACAAAGGCTGCCAACAGGTAACGTAATCAAAGAGGTTTTAAAAACCtaaaaaactatgaaaaaaaaccTCCTTGTAATACTTGGAAACTGTCAAATTGAACTAAtagaataatgataataacttTGTTAAGTTAGTAATGGGTAACAGTTGTCATTAATGAGTCTAGTTTTTAGCCTAATTTATCGTTATTACCGTGACAAAGAAATAGTTGCAATAATGCAACAATGCATGATAgccatttcttttttgacaGGCTACTCCTAACACATACGGTTACCTAGCAAGTGATAATACTATCTTCCACTTGCACGAGACCGCGTGTACTATACACGAGCCTGCACAACGCAGTCTATAGTGGAATATtttgtacaggaaaaaaaaaacaatatagaTATTTGGTATAATCTCTTCAAATAATGCTCTAAATTTTTACGTTGTTTTCGCCATTAACAGTGGCCTCTCACAACACTTCAAGTTTTCCTCGTTATAATGGCATCACTTTGACACACAAAATTACACTACAAATGCAATACCATCGGCATAAAAGTTATCGTATGTGCAATACATCCTATGCTTCCTTATTGTCTCTTCCACTGTCTCGTATTTCTAGCCTCATCTAGTAAAACAATCCAAAGACATTCAACAATTATCCTGTTGGAGGCCGAATAACGCCGGCATGAGTCAATTATTGAGCAATCTTGACCACACAGATGTAACGGAGGCTGTTTTTCATGCCTTTTCTTCAGAAATGATCTCCGGGAACACATGCATTTACTAGTGGTCCCACCGAGACAAACTTTAGATGGAACGCACGTGTTGACACAGTTCAAGACAGGTTAATGACACAATATGCTAGGATACCCGCAATGAGCACGATAGCAGTGAAAATTATCCCTGCGAAAACTTTCATGAGGCCAGGCTCACCATCTACCTCTTTGGGCTCCTCTTCGCAAATGGAAATGACCCCGACTGAGGAGTTTCCAACACTAACTGTGGACTTCAGCTCAGCCCCCGCCTCCTGCTTAGCTTCTACTGCCCAGGGTGCCACTTGGACCTTCATCTCCATTTCCTCCATCATCTGACCAACCTGGGTGATCTCGGTTTCTAGCTCCTTCAGATCCGCCGTGTCGATGTTGCTGTCAGCCTCGTACTTCATATTCTGTACACTCATGGCTCTGGCGGCCACGGTGGTGGTGCTGCCACTCATCCCTGTCTGAATGAGATGCCTTGTGGGGACCTTTAATGGAAAATCCTGTCCAATTTCCAAAGACCTTTTCATGTCCACGTCCAGTAGCTCCATGCTGCTTGAAAACAACACCCATAGCCGCTCGTATTCGGTTCGATCCTCCTTGCTTATCGTCTTGTCTTTAAGCAGAGCCGTCAGTTTCGTCCTGTTGGCCACGGCCAGCTCCTGGGCTTTTTTGCGAGTCTTCTTCAGCTCTTCCCTCAGGTTCTGAGAATCTGAAGTGCTCCCGAGAGTGATGACCAAATGTCTATAGCAAGCGGTTACTCTGTTCAGAGCATCCAGCATGGTTTTGCATTCATCCTTccccattttttaaaaaaaaaccgaGTCTTCCTTGTGCCAATTACTGAAAGGgcagaaatacagtataaaaGAAAAACTAGAACCACCAAATGTCTTAGAAACTGCAGCGTTTGTTTGCTAGTTTTGATCTAGATTCCACGGGAGCAGTACAGCCATTCAGACTCACTCAACGATCTCGTCAGAGCAAATTCCTTTCCATCCATGTTGCCTGTATattcagcagagagcagcacgGCTTAGTAATGGCTCCGTAAACGgctttatttttgctctttcGTGGCCGAGATTAATCAGCATCAGAAGTCCCTCtcaaacaaattatttaaatgcaacGTGAAATTATGATAGCTTCTCAATCCTGTTAAATATCGATTTCCTCTGTTATTTGAATAGGCATCAGCTAGTTACATGAGATTTAGTAACAGGTGTTTACACCAATCTTTTCCAAACTCAGGCTACAGTAGAACAGAATGGCATGTTAGCCAGCAAGTGAGCTAGATAGGTGCTCTAGTTTCACAGAAGTGAATGACGACAAATCCCTTTGGATAGGAAATAAGAGTCCAGTTCTCAATTATTAAAATCTAGTCTCCATCCAATGTATAACAAAGCAGGATTAGTCATCCGCAGACTGTCAAACGAATCACGCTCGAATGATGAGAGCAATACTGCCGTCTGCCTCAGAAAATTCCCAGCAAGGGAGCTGTCCACTTCAGCAGCATCGCCGTCGGGGTTTAAATACCATTGAGCGCCCAGTGtggtcacatgcacacataacaGGAAAGAACCACTCAGCTACAGGCTGAAATTGTACCTTTGATATCGCGAGGACCGGCTCAGATATATCCTGATTGGTTTACCTCGCCCATTTAGAGTGTAATGTTTAGTGCGATTGGCTACAAACATTTCACTCAAAAAAGTCCCAGTCCTTCTCTAAATCAGGTTAGACAGACCGGTAGTGCTGACGAAGGATTAGAGGTAGTGTTTGTCTGAGTTCAGTTTAAGAAGTGAAAAATTAGAAATGTGTACCTGGCGCATATAGTTAAATAGGTAAGTCCTAGTGTTGCATATACTAGCTGTTGTTGGATTCGAGGTTGTGGTCCTGTTCATATTTGCTGTTACTTTGTTTGCTTCGACCTGTGGCAACTATCTTGCAGGGTAGCAAATTCTAGCTAGCTTGCTCGCTACCTTAGCGATTGTTAGGACTGACTCTGTCTGAAGTAACGTTATCATGTGTCAGCGGTAGAGTTGAAAGTGATACCAAATTACAGTTGCATTGGAATGGGtatgcatattttttgtctACCTAGTTAGCTTTCTTGCTAACGCAGGTCACGTAAAATCATCATGCATTGCTGTACAGTTCTGGTTAGCTACTTAACAGTAGCCTGCTAGCTACCCAGCTAACGTCAACTTGGCAACTGTTGTCCGGATAACTGTGACGGAGGTGTTGTAACGTTAGTTAACTCGACCTAACATCAGCTAGCTTAACATTACTTTTATATACGAGGAGTGTAAAAGGCTTTGGTTTTTTGTTACGAATGAACTGGCAAGGTTGATTGCAAACACTTAGATAGCTGTATCTCAGAAAAATACAGGTTCCACATCAACGCCTGCTCATGcgtagcttgctagctagctcaaTTAGCTAGCGAGCTGTTCTAGTTGAGTAATGTCCAGCAAGGTAGCTCACATACAGCTGGTCATTTCTGCTTGTGGTTTCATTCATGCAGTCGTTGGTTAAGCGAGCGTTAAGTTTACATTATTCCAGTTAAATGTTTTTAGTAACTTAAATACTCTACACAGCGT encodes the following:
- the LOC118782439 gene encoding regulator of G-protein signaling 9-binding protein, with translation MGKDECKTMLDALNRVTACYRHLVITLGSTSDSQNLREELKKTRKKAQELAVANRTKLTALLKDKTISKEDRTEYERLWVLFSSSMELLDVDMKRSLEIGQDFPLKVPTRHLIQTGMSGSTTTVAARAMSVQNMKYEADSNIDTADLKELETEITQVGQMMEEMEMKVQVAPWAVEAKQEAGAELKSTVSVGNSSVGVISICEEEPKEVDGEPGLMKVFAGIIFTAIVLIAGILAYCVINLS